TGAATATGCTCGTTTCATAAACGAAATTGTGCTCGGGGAAGAGACTGATGAAGATGGCAATGGCGGATTTACCAGCCATTTTGAGCTGTACCTGCAAGCTATGAAGGAAGTCGGAGCTGATACATCTAAAATTGAGCGTTTCCTTACATTGCTTGAAAGTGGTACCACTCCTGACGAAGCTCTAGCATTATGCGACGCTCCTCACAGTGTACAGCATTTTGTAAAACAAACCCTTCACTTGGCTAAAGAGGGAGGAACTCACGAGGTTTGTGCTGCTTTTTTCTTTGGTCGTGAAGATATTATACCAGACATGTTTCAGGTACTTGTACAAGAACTGACTGCCAAAGGAGAAGCTCCTGCTTGTCTCCTGTATTATCTAAACCGTCACATTGAACTAGATGGAGATGAACATGGACCTTTAGCTGAAAAACTTCTAGCTTCTCTTTGTAAAGAAGATGACCAAAAATGGAAAGAAGCAGAAGCAACAGCTATACAAGCTCTCAACAGCCGCATTTCCTTATGGG
This is a stretch of genomic DNA from Brevibacillus laterosporus DSM 25. It encodes these proteins:
- a CDS encoding DUF3050 domain-containing protein, translating into MTTLMSMPQVDVVRQQLISHPISIAMQTPERVRTFMEHHVFAVWDFMSLLKRLQLDVTCTSVPWLPAPHAEYARFINEIVLGEETDEDGNGGFTSHFELYLQAMKEVGADTSKIERFLTLLESGTTPDEALALCDAPHSVQHFVKQTLHLAKEGGTHEVCAAFFFGREDIIPDMFQVLVQELTAKGEAPACLLYYLNRHIELDGDEHGPLAEKLLASLCKEDDQKWKEAEATAIQALNSRISLWDGVLADIQK